In Chryseobacterium lactis, a single genomic region encodes these proteins:
- a CDS encoding M48 family metallopeptidase, giving the protein MKFTHLFGIGAIALSAVACTTNPITGRSSLQLANNSEILTMSAQEYKTTLSKGKVITGTADAKRVVNVGSRIKNAAERYYQNIGRTSDLANYSWEFNLLQSSELNAWCMPGGKVAVYTGILPITKDDNGLAVVMGHEVSHALAGHGNERISQAMMAQYGGALLGGAISNAQWASVFQKVYPIGSQVALLKYGRGQESEADEMGLYLMSMAGYDPRAAVPFWNRMEGASSGSRQPEFLSTHPSPETRISDINKDLPKALEYYKAAGGKI; this is encoded by the coding sequence CACATCTATTTGGAATTGGAGCGATTGCTCTGTCGGCCGTTGCCTGTACTACTAACCCGATTACCGGGAGATCGTCTTTACAGCTGGCCAATAATTCAGAAATTTTAACAATGTCGGCACAAGAATATAAAACGACATTGTCTAAAGGTAAGGTAATTACCGGAACAGCAGATGCAAAGAGAGTGGTAAATGTAGGAAGCAGAATCAAAAACGCAGCGGAAAGATATTATCAAAATATTGGAAGAACATCAGATCTTGCGAATTACAGCTGGGAATTTAACCTTCTTCAAAGCAGCGAATTGAATGCATGGTGTATGCCTGGTGGAAAAGTAGCTGTTTACACGGGGATATTGCCAATTACAAAGGATGATAACGGACTTGCTGTAGTAATGGGGCATGAGGTTTCTCACGCCTTGGCTGGTCATGGAAATGAAAGAATTTCTCAGGCGATGATGGCTCAGTATGGAGGAGCGTTGCTTGGAGGGGCTATTTCAAATGCACAATGGGCAAGTGTATTCCAGAAGGTATATCCGATCGGTTCACAGGTTGCCTTGTTGAAGTATGGAAGAGGTCAGGAGTCAGAAGCTGATGAAATGGGGCTTTATCTGATGTCTATGGCAGGATATGATCCAAGAGCTGCGGTTCCTTTCTGGAACAGAATGGAAGGAGCATCTTCAGGTTCAAGACAGCCGGAATTCCTGTCTACTCACCCAAGTCCGGAAACCAGAATCTCAGATATTAATAAAGATTTACCAAAAGCTTTAGAATATTATAAGGCTGCAGGAGGAAAAATATAA
- a CDS encoding MlaE family ABC transporter permease, producing the protein MLKKFFTAVGEYMMLLGKSLQKPQKMRVFWKLFMREINDLGVNSFGLVVFTSIFVGAVVAIQMFNNFDASSFPIPPSFVGYATKAVLVLEFAPTIISLILAGKVGSYIASSIGTMRVSEQIDALDIMGVNSPNFLIFPKIIACMLFNPLLIAISIVFGISGGYIAGILTGNWTTNDYITGIQMYMPNLFIYYAFTKTIVFAFIIATVPSYFGYFVKGGSLEVGRASTQAVVWTMVFIIISELILTQLILS; encoded by the coding sequence ATGTTAAAAAAGTTTTTCACAGCAGTAGGGGAATATATGATGCTTCTAGGCAAATCCCTGCAAAAACCCCAGAAAATGAGGGTTTTTTGGAAGCTGTTCATGAGAGAAATTAATGATTTGGGAGTAAATTCTTTCGGACTTGTGGTCTTCACATCAATATTCGTGGGGGCTGTAGTGGCCATTCAGATGTTCAATAACTTTGATGCATCTTCATTTCCCATTCCACCTTCATTTGTAGGATATGCAACAAAAGCAGTACTTGTTTTGGAGTTTGCACCTACCATCATCAGTTTGATTTTAGCAGGTAAAGTAGGATCCTATATTGCTTCCAGTATTGGTACAATGAGAGTTTCTGAGCAGATTGACGCCTTAGATATTATGGGAGTAAATTCTCCTAACTTTCTGATTTTCCCTAAAATAATTGCCTGTATGCTCTTTAACCCTTTACTTATTGCTATCAGTATTGTATTTGGTATTAGCGGAGGTTATATTGCAGGTATTTTAACCGGAAACTGGACTACAAACGACTACATCACTGGTATTCAAATGTATATGCCTAATTTATTTATCTATTATGCATTTACCAAAACCATCGTTTTTGCATTCATTATTGCAACAGTTCCTTCCTATTTCGGATATTTTGTGAAAGGAGGATCATTGGAAGTTGGTAGAGCCAGTACGCAGGCTGTGGTGTGGACAATGGTATTTATTATCATTTCCGAGTTAATTTTAACCCAATTAATATTAAGCTAA
- a CDS encoding lipopolysaccharide assembly protein LapA domain-containing protein, with the protein MKSLSITGLILLAVSALLFYLTTDFAVEQIKISHIMGMMAGVGIGLIIGGLVGYLSKGSAMKAEQKKKEFKQLQKEKEELEKQAADIAKRQAELDNQNKNPQI; encoded by the coding sequence ATGAAGAGTTTATCAATTACCGGACTTATTCTTTTAGCAGTTTCTGCTTTACTTTTTTATCTTACAACTGATTTTGCCGTGGAGCAAATTAAAATTTCTCACATCATGGGAATGATGGCCGGAGTTGGCATTGGGCTTATCATTGGCGGATTGGTAGGGTACCTAAGTAAAGGAAGTGCCATGAAGGCGGAACAGAAGAAAAAGGAATTCAAGCAATTACAGAAAGAAAAGGAAGAATTGGAAAAGCAGGCTGCTGATATTGCAAAACGTCAGGCTGAACTGGACAATCAAAATAAAAACCCTCAAATCTAG
- a CDS encoding ABC transporter ATP-binding protein, with translation MIEVKDLKKSFGDVEVLKGISTSFDKGKVNLIIGQSGSGKTVFLKSLLNVYMPSSGEILFDGRNVNTMTRDEKQHLRSEIGTVFQGSALFDSLTVEENIMFPLDMFTNLTYREKKKRVFEVIGRVHLDKAERKYPSEISGGMQKRVAIARAIVNNPKYLFCDEPNSGLDPYTSKVIDDLLYEITKEYNTTTIINTHDMNSVMTIGEKIVYLRLGIKEWEGNKDILITAGNKNLIDFVYSSELFKELREYLLENNKTIENTITKIDDNEKGT, from the coding sequence ATGATTGAGGTAAAAGATCTTAAGAAAAGTTTTGGTGATGTTGAAGTACTTAAGGGAATTTCAACCTCATTTGATAAAGGAAAGGTAAACCTGATCATTGGGCAAAGTGGTTCCGGAAAAACAGTTTTTCTTAAAAGTTTATTGAATGTTTATATGCCGTCCTCAGGAGAAATTTTATTCGATGGACGTAATGTAAATACGATGACCAGAGACGAAAAACAACATCTTCGTTCAGAAATCGGAACGGTATTCCAGGGAAGTGCTCTATTCGATTCTTTAACCGTGGAAGAAAATATTATGTTTCCATTGGACATGTTTACGAACCTGACATACCGAGAGAAAAAGAAAAGAGTTTTCGAGGTAATAGGCAGGGTACATCTTGATAAAGCGGAAAGAAAATATCCTTCAGAAATCTCCGGAGGAATGCAGAAAAGGGTTGCGATTGCCAGAGCAATTGTCAACAACCCCAAATATTTGTTCTGTGACGAACCCAATTCCGGACTTGACCCATACACATCCAAAGTCATTGATGATCTTCTTTATGAGATCACTAAAGAATACAATACGACCACCATTATCAACACTCACGATATGAATTCTGTGATGACTATCGGGGAGAAGATTGTATATCTGAGATTAGGGATCAAAGAATGGGAAGGGAATAAGGACATTCTGATCACTGCAGGCAATAAAAATCTGATTGATTTCGTTTATTCTTCAGAACTATTTAAAGAACTGAGAGAATATTTACTTGAAAATAACAAAACGATTGAAAATACAATTACAAAAATAGATGATAATGAAAAAGGTACTTAG
- the pgi gene encoding glucose-6-phosphate isomerase — protein sequence MLSKINPIQTNSWKALDEHFGGNDFDLRTLFQYNPNRFSEFSLQKDNYLFDYSKNLIDSRTKELLLNLAEECQVKDAISKMFSGDKINETEGRAVLHTALRDFSDKEILVDGENIKPQIKSVLDHMKSFSEEIISGSHKGFSGKEITDVVNIGIGGSDLGPVMVCSALKHFKTRLDVHFVSNVDGNHIAEVVKNLNPETTLFIIASKTFTTQETMTNANSAKDWFLKAGKQEDVAKHFVALSTNIEEVKKFGIAEKNIFEFWDWVGGRYSLWSAIGLSIVLAVGHENFEQLLKGAYDTDQHFQTAEFSENVPVLMGLLGIWYRNFYAATTYAILPYSQYLDRFSAYLQQGDMESNGKCVDRNGEFVEYETGPIIWGEPGTNGQHAFYQLIHQGTELIPADFIAYTKSANDVSDHQEKLLANFFAQTEALAFGKTEEEAEEELRNSGKSDEETDRLLNYKVFHGNTPTNSILFKELTPFSLGQLIAMYEHKIFVQGVIWNIFSFDQFGVELGKVLATKILPELINNEKVTSHDSSTNGLINYYKEFKK from the coding sequence ATGCTATCAAAAATAAATCCTATACAAACCAACAGCTGGAAAGCACTTGATGAACATTTCGGAGGAAATGATTTTGACTTAAGAACACTTTTCCAGTATAACCCAAATCGTTTTTCAGAATTTTCTTTGCAAAAAGACAACTATCTTTTCGATTATTCTAAAAATCTGATCGATTCACGAACTAAAGAGCTTTTATTGAATCTGGCTGAAGAATGCCAGGTAAAAGATGCTATTTCTAAAATGTTCTCCGGAGATAAAATCAACGAAACAGAAGGAAGAGCTGTTCTACATACCGCATTGAGAGATTTTTCTGATAAAGAAATACTGGTTGATGGTGAAAATATTAAGCCACAGATCAAAAGCGTTCTTGACCATATGAAATCCTTTTCAGAGGAGATCATATCAGGAAGTCACAAAGGATTCAGTGGAAAAGAGATTACCGATGTGGTCAATATCGGAATCGGAGGTTCAGATTTGGGGCCTGTAATGGTTTGTTCGGCTTTAAAGCATTTTAAAACAAGATTAGATGTACATTTCGTTTCCAACGTAGATGGAAATCATATTGCAGAAGTGGTTAAAAACCTAAATCCTGAAACAACGCTTTTCATCATTGCTTCTAAGACGTTTACCACTCAGGAAACCATGACGAACGCAAATTCTGCAAAAGACTGGTTCCTGAAAGCTGGAAAACAAGAAGATGTAGCGAAGCATTTTGTTGCTTTATCTACTAATATTGAGGAAGTTAAAAAGTTCGGGATTGCAGAAAAAAATATTTTTGAATTCTGGGATTGGGTAGGCGGAAGATATTCTCTTTGGAGTGCTATCGGCTTAAGCATCGTTCTGGCTGTAGGACATGAAAATTTCGAACAGCTTTTAAAAGGAGCCTATGATACCGATCAACATTTTCAAACTGCCGAATTCTCTGAAAATGTTCCTGTTTTAATGGGACTTCTGGGAATCTGGTATCGTAACTTCTATGCGGCGACAACGTATGCCATTCTTCCTTATTCTCAATATTTAGATAGATTTTCCGCTTATCTTCAACAAGGAGATATGGAAAGCAACGGAAAATGTGTGGACAGAAACGGAGAATTTGTAGAATACGAAACCGGGCCTATTATCTGGGGAGAACCCGGAACAAACGGACAACATGCATTCTATCAGTTGATCCACCAGGGTACAGAATTGATTCCGGCAGATTTCATTGCCTATACAAAAAGTGCTAATGATGTTTCTGACCACCAGGAAAAACTGTTGGCGAACTTCTTTGCACAAACAGAAGCACTTGCTTTTGGTAAAACAGAAGAAGAGGCAGAAGAAGAACTTAGAAATTCCGGTAAATCTGATGAAGAAACAGATCGCTTATTGAATTATAAAGTCTTCCATGGGAATACACCAACTAACTCTATACTATTCAAAGAATTAACTCCATTTTCATTAGGACAGTTAATTGCTATGTATGAGCATAAAATATTTGTACAGGGAGTGATCTGGAATATTTTCAGTTTTGATCAGTTTGGAGTAGAACTAGGAAAAGTTTTAGCCACTAAAATTCTTCCTGAACTTATAAATAATGAGAAAGTAACGTCTCATGACAGTTCTACCAATGGTTTGATCAATTATTATAAGGAATTCAAGAAGTAA
- a CDS encoding DUF4349 domain-containing protein, protein MKTTYRTLSLSALLLLGIYSCKKGEVASTELQSYGITDSTVAIASDSISSVAGMKVKDKQFVKTADVNMEVQDVYNTTISIEKSVQELGGFVVKSNLHSNVTSEDTYNTSNEHAMLIKKYQTENTMQVRVPTEKLADLLTLINNNKLFLNSRSITAEDVTANIKYSELEGKRTQKTSENIAQLKTNKDKVALDDSNMSEGNLQKLSTMNMADDLKYSTVDIYIKEPKFRIAEIAITNTNTIDNKYKYNFIYDAKDGFVYGFYLIQRIIVGLITIWPLVLIALALIYFLRKRKMTKSEQSNLKE, encoded by the coding sequence ATGAAAACTACTTACCGCACATTATCATTATCTGCTCTTCTTCTATTGGGAATTTATTCTTGTAAAAAAGGAGAAGTCGCTTCAACTGAACTTCAGTCTTATGGAATTACAGATTCCACGGTAGCTATTGCATCAGACAGTATTTCATCTGTTGCCGGTATGAAAGTAAAAGATAAACAATTTGTTAAGACCGCAGATGTCAACATGGAAGTTCAAGATGTATACAACACCACTATTTCTATTGAGAAATCGGTTCAGGAACTTGGTGGGTTTGTAGTCAAGAGCAACCTGCACAGTAATGTTACCTCAGAAGACACTTATAATACTTCAAACGAGCATGCTATGCTGATAAAAAAATATCAGACGGAAAACACCATGCAGGTAAGGGTTCCTACTGAAAAGCTAGCTGACCTCTTAACATTGATCAACAATAATAAACTATTCCTCAACTCCAGATCTATTACTGCGGAAGATGTAACAGCAAATATTAAATATTCCGAATTGGAAGGAAAAAGAACTCAGAAGACTTCTGAAAATATTGCCCAGCTCAAGACCAACAAAGACAAGGTAGCATTGGATGATAGTAATATGTCTGAAGGAAATCTTCAAAAATTATCCACCATGAATATGGCAGATGATCTGAAGTACAGCACTGTCGACATCTATATCAAAGAACCAAAGTTCCGCATTGCTGAAATTGCAATTACCAATACCAATACTATAGACAACAAATATAAATACAACTTTATCTATGATGCTAAAGATGGCTTTGTTTACGGCTTCTATCTGATCCAAAGAATTATAGTGGGGCTTATTACTATCTGGCCACTTGTATTAATTGCCCTGGCGCTGATCTATTTTTTAAGAAAAAGAAAAATGACAAAATCTGAACAATCCAACCTCAAAGAATAA
- a CDS encoding exopolysaccharide biosynthesis polyprenyl glycosylphosphotransferase, with amino-acid sequence MQRIRYSRYLKSIIILLDLMVIASIFIFFFVSRNESLKYNEETWYQNIFSLVLLFLFWVLLSGRTKIYNIPRNLTYTLFLERLLTHFLFFILGVLLIGKVSKNVFFNTDIYWLSFYLLTFIFLTKSLIYFVIKYFRSLGINHRNVMFLGDNDSTEILKNIFKNRKDYGYRIFDYTGSEQNIHDLVSFWKKNGIHTLFLSTENSYNEEFETQIFKLAEDNKIHISLIPSITQSDFFLYDLGYIQTQPVLSQARYPLDYYSNFLMKRTFDIFFSAFILLFICSWLFPVIAVLIKTTSKGPVFFLQKRYGFHEEVFNCIKFRTMVVNDESTTSTTKENDTRITKIGKFLRKTSLDELPQFMNVLQGKMSVVGPRPHMLSVDNFYKPKIGRYSLRSMVSPGITGLAQVSGLRGDYGDVEVDMKKRVLADSFYVRNWSFALDLVIILKTLLLVVGGDKNAK; translated from the coding sequence ATGCAGAGAATTCGATACTCTAGATACCTGAAATCGATCATTATTTTGCTTGACCTCATGGTTATTGCATCTATTTTCATATTCTTTTTTGTAAGCAGAAACGAAAGTTTAAAATACAATGAAGAAACCTGGTATCAGAATATTTTCTCTTTAGTGTTGTTATTTTTGTTTTGGGTACTTCTCAGCGGCAGGACAAAAATATACAATATCCCAAGGAACCTTACTTATACCTTGTTTCTGGAACGCCTCCTTACGCATTTCCTGTTTTTTATACTGGGTGTTCTGCTTATCGGAAAAGTAAGTAAAAATGTATTCTTCAACACAGATATTTATTGGCTTTCATTTTATCTCCTGACTTTCATTTTCCTTACGAAATCACTGATCTATTTTGTGATCAAATATTTCCGTTCTTTGGGGATCAACCATAGAAATGTAATGTTTTTAGGAGATAATGATTCTACCGAAATCCTAAAGAATATTTTTAAAAACCGTAAGGATTACGGATACCGCATATTTGATTATACCGGTTCAGAACAGAACATTCATGATTTGGTCAGCTTTTGGAAAAAAAATGGAATTCATACGCTGTTTTTATCAACAGAAAACTCCTACAATGAGGAATTTGAAACCCAAATTTTCAAACTGGCGGAAGACAATAAAATTCATATCTCATTAATTCCGAGTATTACACAAAGCGATTTTTTCCTTTATGATCTTGGATATATACAAACTCAGCCTGTTTTAAGCCAGGCGAGATACCCATTGGATTATTATTCTAATTTCCTGATGAAAAGAACGTTTGACATATTCTTTTCAGCCTTCATTTTACTTTTCATTTGCTCCTGGTTATTTCCCGTTATTGCGGTGCTGATCAAAACAACATCAAAAGGGCCTGTCTTTTTCCTTCAGAAAAGATATGGTTTTCATGAAGAGGTATTTAATTGTATTAAATTCAGAACTATGGTTGTGAACGATGAATCTACCACCAGTACTACGAAAGAAAATGATACAAGGATTACCAAAATAGGTAAGTTTTTACGAAAAACCAGCCTTGATGAGCTGCCTCAGTTTATGAACGTACTTCAAGGTAAAATGTCTGTTGTAGGTCCACGTCCCCATATGTTGTCTGTTGATAATTTCTATAAACCCAAAATCGGAAGATACAGTTTGAGAAGCATGGTAAGCCCGGGCATCACTGGTCTTGCACAGGTAAGCGGGCTGCGTGGTGATTACGGAGATGTGGAAGTGGATATGAAAAAGCGTGTTCTCGCTGACTCATTCTACGTAAGAAACTGGAGTTTTGCACTGGATCTGGTAATTATTTTAAAAACATTATTACTGGTAGTCGGAGGTGATAAAAATGCAAAATAA
- a CDS encoding TraB/GumN family protein, whose protein sequence is MKNLIKLAFAALLSISFTNVKAQNKNIGNNNSLLWEVSGNGLSTPSYITGTFHILCNKDFELKDKVLKALQKSGTVVMEINYTDPEEIKTLQKMYQADKKISDQLSSDEARELDKILADYGTNLKSVDQSSPQVLYSLLATKAIPCPQTEIKLYEMELLQNAIKNKKNIKGLEKVNDQMKSINEAYDLKSTIAQLKLGKEYEVLFKKMITAFKNEDAQSLYTLFKDERFMNSQQEKAMLTDRNKNWVAVMPAMMEKEGSFFAVGASHLMGENGIIPLLQSKGYTVKPISSL, encoded by the coding sequence ATGAAAAATTTAATTAAGCTTGCCTTTGCAGCACTACTATCAATAAGCTTTACCAATGTAAAAGCACAAAATAAGAACATCGGAAATAACAATAGTCTGCTCTGGGAGGTTTCCGGAAACGGACTTTCCACGCCGTCATATATTACCGGAACTTTTCATATCTTATGCAATAAGGATTTTGAATTAAAGGATAAAGTACTGAAAGCTTTACAAAAATCCGGCACCGTTGTCATGGAAATCAATTACACAGACCCTGAAGAGATAAAAACCTTGCAAAAAATGTATCAGGCCGACAAGAAAATATCTGATCAGTTGTCTTCGGATGAAGCCAGAGAGCTGGATAAAATACTTGCTGATTATGGTACCAATTTGAAGAGTGTAGACCAATCCAGCCCGCAGGTCCTCTATTCTCTTCTGGCCACTAAAGCAATTCCTTGTCCGCAAACTGAAATAAAGCTTTATGAAATGGAACTTCTTCAGAATGCTATTAAAAATAAAAAGAATATCAAAGGACTGGAAAAGGTAAATGATCAGATGAAATCCATCAACGAAGCCTATGACCTGAAAAGTACAATTGCACAGCTCAAATTGGGTAAAGAGTATGAGGTTTTGTTTAAAAAAATGATCACAGCTTTTAAAAACGAAGACGCACAATCTCTTTATACATTATTTAAAGATGAAAGATTCATGAATAGCCAACAGGAAAAAGCCATGCTTACTGACAGAAACAAAAACTGGGTAGCCGTAATGCCAGCCATGATGGAAAAAGAAGGCTCTTTTTTCGCAGTGGGAGCCTCTCATTTAATGGGTGAAAATGGCATCATTCCTCTATTGCAATCAAAAGGATATACCGTGAAACCTATATCAAGCTTATAG
- a CDS encoding outer membrane beta-barrel protein, whose amino-acid sequence MKKVLSVALIGFSMWASAQISLAGKANLIFPTGSPSWSNIKGTVNDAIEGTGKNNVGFNVGLSLKVALPTSLFVMPEIYYTHFKNEFTTENTTFDVKSNRIDVPVLLGYNLLGNMLGVFVGPVGSFNLSKDNTYNDFKENAKNNFTVGYQFGAQLEIKKLIVNARYEGAFSKDERNFINKVSGSEIRYDNRPNLFMVGLGYKF is encoded by the coding sequence ATGAAAAAGGTACTTAGTGTAGCGTTAATAGGGTTTTCAATGTGGGCTTCTGCTCAGATTTCACTGGCTGGTAAAGCCAATTTAATATTTCCTACTGGCTCGCCTTCATGGTCTAATATCAAAGGAACTGTGAATGATGCGATTGAAGGAACAGGTAAAAACAATGTAGGTTTCAATGTTGGGCTTTCCTTGAAAGTTGCTCTTCCTACTTCACTGTTTGTAATGCCGGAAATTTATTATACTCATTTCAAAAATGAGTTTACTACCGAGAACACTACTTTTGATGTTAAAAGTAACCGTATCGATGTTCCGGTTCTTTTGGGATATAACCTTTTAGGGAATATGTTAGGCGTTTTCGTGGGGCCTGTTGGTAGCTTTAATCTAAGCAAAGACAATACCTATAATGATTTTAAAGAAAATGCCAAAAACAACTTTACAGTAGGATACCAGTTCGGAGCACAGCTTGAAATTAAAAAGCTGATTGTAAATGCAAGATACGAAGGTGCTTTCAGTAAAGATGAAAGAAACTTTATCAACAAAGTTTCTGGTTCTGAAATCAGATACGACAACAGACCTAACTTATTTATGGTAGGTTTGGGATATAAATTTTAA
- a CDS encoding bifunctional 5,10-methylenetetrahydrofolate dehydrogenase/5,10-methenyltetrahydrofolate cyclohydrolase, translated as MAEILDGLKVSKEIKAEIKVEVDKILESKRRAPHLVAILVGNNGASKAYVNAKVKDCEEVGFQSSLIKFPSTVSESELLEKIDELNKSKAVDGFIVQLPLPDQIDQEKIINAIDPRKDVDGFHPENFGKMALEMDTFLPATPFGILTLLERYNIETKGKDCVIIGRSKIVGRPMSILMGRKDFPGNSTVTLTHSYTKDIEEYTKKADIVITALGDPHFLKGDMVKDGAVIVDVGITRVDDDSPKGYHLAGDVDFDSCAAKASWITPVPGGVGPMTRAMLMKNTIIAYKTSVYND; from the coding sequence ATGGCAGAAATTCTTGACGGACTGAAAGTATCCAAAGAAATAAAAGCAGAGATCAAGGTTGAAGTAGACAAGATTCTTGAAAGCAAAAGAAGAGCACCTCATTTGGTTGCCATTCTTGTTGGGAACAACGGGGCAAGTAAAGCTTATGTAAATGCTAAAGTAAAAGACTGTGAGGAAGTAGGATTTCAATCCAGCTTAATTAAATTTCCAAGCACCGTTTCAGAATCTGAATTATTGGAAAAAATTGATGAGCTGAATAAGTCTAAGGCGGTAGATGGATTTATCGTTCAGCTTCCATTACCTGATCAGATTGACCAGGAAAAAATTATCAATGCAATTGATCCAAGAAAAGATGTGGACGGTTTCCACCCTGAAAACTTCGGGAAAATGGCATTGGAAATGGATACCTTCCTACCGGCTACTCCTTTCGGGATTTTAACATTATTGGAAAGATATAATATTGAAACAAAAGGAAAAGACTGCGTAATTATCGGGAGAAGTAAAATTGTAGGAAGACCAATGAGTATTTTGATGGGAAGAAAAGACTTCCCCGGAAACTCTACCGTAACTCTTACACACTCCTATACAAAGGATATCGAAGAATATACTAAAAAGGCTGACATCGTAATTACAGCGCTTGGAGATCCGCATTTCTTAAAAGGAGATATGGTAAAAGACGGAGCAGTAATCGTTGATGTGGGTATTACAAGAGTAGATGATGACTCACCAAAAGGATATCACCTTGCGGGCGATGTAGATTTTGACAGCTGTGCGGCAAAAGCAAGCTGGATTACACCGGTACCCGGAGGAGTTGGTCCTATGACAAGAGCAATGTTGATGAAAAATACCATCATTGCTTACAAAACTTCGGTCTATAACGACTAA
- a CDS encoding 7-carboxy-7-deazaguanine synthase QueE translates to MNKEQDILLKEGKMLPVMEHFYTLQGEGAHTGKAAYFIRLGGCDVGCHWCDVKESWDPELHPLMNTTEIAETAAKHCKTIVLTGGEPLMWNLDILTSKLKELGCTVHIETSGAYPMSGQLDWITLSPKKTGLPKEEIYQKANELKVIIFNNHDFAFAEEQAAKVSENCKLYLQSEWSKRNDMYPKITDFILEHPEWQASVQTHKYLNIP, encoded by the coding sequence ATGAATAAAGAACAAGATATTTTATTAAAAGAAGGTAAAATGCTCCCTGTTATGGAGCATTTTTACACTTTACAAGGAGAAGGAGCGCACACCGGAAAAGCCGCCTATTTTATCAGATTAGGAGGTTGTGATGTTGGGTGCCATTGGTGTGATGTAAAAGAAAGCTGGGATCCTGAACTTCATCCGTTAATGAATACAACGGAGATTGCAGAAACAGCAGCCAAACATTGTAAAACAATCGTTCTGACAGGCGGAGAGCCTCTAATGTGGAACTTAGACATTTTAACTTCCAAACTGAAGGAACTTGGATGTACCGTTCACATTGAAACTTCAGGAGCTTACCCTATGAGCGGGCAGCTGGATTGGATTACGCTTTCCCCGAAGAAAACAGGATTGCCAAAAGAAGAGATTTATCAAAAAGCCAATGAGCTTAAAGTTATTATTTTCAATAACCACGACTTCGCATTCGCTGAAGAGCAGGCAGCCAAGGTTTCTGAAAACTGTAAGCTGTATCTTCAGAGTGAATGGAGCAAGAGAAATGATATGTATCCGAAGATTACTGATTTCATCCTTGAACACCCGGAATGGCAGGCTTCAGTTCAGACTCATAAATATCTGAATATCCCATAA